The nucleotide sequence gacacacagacagacacgcagacagacacacagacagacacacagacagacacgcagacagacacacagacagacacacagacagacacagacagacagacagacacagacagacacaagacagacacacagacagacacacagacagagacacgcagacagacacacagacagacacgcagacagacacacagacagacacacagacagacacacagacagacacacagacagacacacagacagacacgcagacagacacacagacagacacacagacagacacgcagacagacacacagacagacacacagacagacacacagacagacacacagacagacacacagacagacacacagacagacacgcagacagacacacagacagacacgcagacagacacacagacagacacacagacagacacgcagacagacacacagacagacacgcagacagacacacagacagacacgcagacagacacacagacagaacacagacagacacacagacagacacaagacagacacacagacagacacgcagacacacagacagacacacagacaagacacacagacagacacgcagacagacacacagacagacacacagacagacacacagacagacacacagacagacacgcagacagacacacagacagacacgcagacagacacgcagacagacacacagacagacacacagacagacacgcagacagacacacagacagacacacagacagacacacagacagacacgcagacagacacacagacagacacgcagacagacacacagacagacacacagacagacacacagacagacacacagacagacacacagacagacacacagacagacacacagacagacacacagacagacacgcagacagacacacagacagacacacagacagacacgcagacagacacacagacagacacacagacagacacacagacagacacgcagacagacacacagacagacacacagacagacacacagacagacacacagacagacacgcagacagacacacagacagacacgcagacagacacacagaagacacacagacagacacacagacagacacacagacagacacacagacagacacacagacagacacacagacagacacacgacagacacgcagacagacaacagacagacacacagacagacacgcagacagacacagacagacacacagacagacacacagacagacacgcagacagacacacagacagacacacagacagtcacacagacagacacacagacagacacgcagacagacacacagacagacacgcagacagacacacagaaagacacacagacagacacacagacagacacacagacagacacacagacagacacacagacagacacacagacagacacgcagacagacacacagacagacacacagacagacacacagacagacacacagacagacacacagacagacacacagacagacacacagacagacacacagacagacacgcagacagacacgcagacagacacgcagacagacacacagacagacacacagacagacacacagacagacacacagacagacacgcagacagacacgcagacagacacacagacagacacacagacagacacacagacagacacgcagacagacacacagacagacacacagacagacacgcagacagacacacagacagacacgcagacagacacacagacagacacacagacagacacacagacagacacgcagacagacacacagacagacacacagacagacacacagacagacacgcagacagacacacagacagacacacagacagacacacagacagacacgcagacagacacacagacagacacgcagacagacacgcagacagacacacagacagacacacagacagacacacagacacacacaagaCAGACGCAGACagcacacagacagacacacagacagacacgcagacagacacgcagacagacacacagacagacacacatagcggtcaaacttataacaccctctttttgcgtcgggggttaaaatacaatgactctttattgcacctatactaaaatagtaggtaagcaatacagaaatacatagagaaaattacaatgtaagcaataggcgacctagTCGCTCaagagcgatcttttccaggcaaccaACCAACAACAATAGTAGTAGTATTATTAACAATATGACTATTAATTCACCATTTACATaacaaaccttaaaaaaaaattgctagatTGTAGTAACTTACTATAGCGTTGCCACAAATAAGTGTGTCATGGTACTCATGGTAGAGCCAGGCCTTTTAGTCAGCGGGCGCTCGCTGAGGCCTAAtcggagcggagcggacttaAATGTGGCATACTTATTAGTTATAAGGCATTATTATGTACGTCCCGTGACAATACATTACCTCATCTGCTAGTTAAAttttggtggtccggccagtatcgtcaccgcaggacggaactcttcaacggttaatggtatcgacttgaaattggtacgcaaatgtagtttgggtgacaatccAAGTAGAGTCAACGTAATGTCCAGTCAACAAAGAagaccgtattttttttaacaaacactTATATATTACTAGCCTTTTATTtgctaccagaaaaataggttagttAGAGCTGcgataattatataatatataaataaaataggttagattagaactgcgaccataCCCGAATCTAACTCCTACTAGAAAAGTAGTTTGTATTAGGTTAGAATAGAACTGCGACTCCCGCAGAATCGAACtcctaccagaaaagtaggttaggttagaactgcgacctttGCAGAATCTAACTGCTACCAGTTTGCAGCAAACGCGAGCAAAACTTTAGCCCAATCTGCCGTTTTTATTAAATCCtacgtatattataaatgtggaagtttgtgagtgagtgagtgagtgagtatgtttgttactttttcacgctgaaacggctagacggatttggatgaaatttggcgaaaagttagttaataacctggattaaaacataggatactttttatcccgatattcccacgggatagggataaatcttgaaataataaccgctgggcttagagtcatgaaatgttgtatgtaggtagttagacgtctggaataacacataggcgactttttgacccgatattcccacgggatacctagggataaaatcaagaaataacaaccactggacttagagccatgaaatttggtatgtaggtagctggacctctggaataagacataagctactttttatcacgatattcccacggatagggataacattttgaaataataaccgctgggcttagagtcatgaaatttggtatgtaagtagctggatgtctggaataacacataggctatttttaccccgatattcccacgggataggtaaAACCTTAAATAATAACCGCttagcttagagtcatgaaatttggtatgtaggtagctggatgtctagaaaacaCATAAGTGActtttttgacccgatattcctacggcatacctagggataaaatctcgaaataacaatcactgggcttagagccatgaaatttggtatgtaggtagctggacgtctggataacacataagcgactttttgacccgatattctcacggtatagggataaacggattgggaaaatgcaaaattcccgcaggataggtacatagaagtaagtaagacaatccaaattcggagctgattttaaaaattatttcactaagtaatagtaatctgcagtatctctgattggcataggctgcttttctacagaaaaaatgcaaaattccgcaagatcgaaatacttaagtaattcATCATTGGGTTGTTGAGAACCGGCTTGACTTGCGCACGGGACGAGGCGTGCGGGAGGACGACACGGCGACGTCACGATCGTCGCTCCGACCGGCAGCGACCACTCGCCATACGATCTCCACCGCCGTTGGAcgatcttttattttattacaaaaattaattatattgattGTTATTAGACGGCTATTAAACCAGCCTTAATTTACAGTCCACGATTTTATTTAACGTCCCGTAGGACCCTAACATTGGTCCTTTAGGATTCTCACCGTCTGAtctttcgattaaaaaattGCCCGCCGCGACGTCCGCGTCTCGAAGCTCTTCAGTTGTGGTCTTCAGCAGTCGAAGCGCACTTCAAGATCATCTCCATCTATCCTGTTGTGGGTAATTCGAGGAGCAACCACACCCGCCGAAAGACAAAAGCGCCACGGAGGTCGCTCGGAGGTCGACCGCACGACGGACTTTGGACCCATCGAATGTTCGAGTCATCTTCAACTAGAAGGAACCTTTTGGAGAAGAGGAATATCTCACTTGTGGACGGATTGGGCAATCGAGTGAGttcgttccattttttcctGTCTATCCTTCCCTCTTCATCGAAAATTTGTGGTATCAAAATTCCCCTTATATGCCTGAACTTCAAACAGCTTCTATTTCAGTGAGCACTTTTACGCACTTTCGcatttcagtttaatttcattaaaccgtattattcatatttcaaacctttatagcAAAACTTGCATttaatatcaaatttatttattcttccaGCTTATTCAAAGCAAATTCAATACAATCGTTTCAATAATAAAGCATATATTTGCACAAAGCGCAAATCTCGAATAACGGGAACTTGTTTACGCCAATCTATCGCTTCTTATTATTTCCCGATCTAGCCGGCCGGTGGCTTCAAGTCGCTTACGCAGCTGATTCTTTGTTCTCACCTCATAGTTAATTGCACTTTATTGCATTCATCTTAAATAGTATTTTTCTTGCGCATTTCATTTCACCTTGTTGCTAACCGCTATTATGGCTGACGAAAAGATGATTAAAAAACGCAGCTGTATGAAATCAAAGCTTACGATTTTTAGTAACTACGTTAAGGTCTTTAAAACCTGCAAAGAACCTAGTAGCTTACAACTGCTGGACCTGGAAAGTCGGTTTAGTAAATTCGATGCCTTATACGCGGAATTTGATAAATTACAGAGCGACATCGAAATGCTTTCGGATGAACCCGATAGAGAGGCAGTGGAGCGCGAGCAGTTTGAGGCCCAGTACCACTCGCtggtggcggcggcgcgcgcgctgctcgGCGCGCGTACCCCGCGCCGCGACGCGCTCGACGTATCGGGCTACGAGGATGCTCAGGCAAGCgcttttaaaaacaattgtgTTAGATTGCCAAAAATTGATTTACCCGTCTTTAATGGTCACTATCAACACTGGCTCGAGTTTAGGGACACATTCACCTCCTTAATTCATTCGAGACAAGACATCGATAGcattaataaattgcattacCTTCGTGCTTCCTTAAAAGGGAGCGCCTTACTTGTCATCGATAACTTAGATTTCAAATCCGAAAATTATGAATCCGCTTGGCAATTGTTGTGCAGTAGGTACGACAATAAGAGGTTGCTAGTAAATAATCACGTCAGAGAACTTTTTAACGTTGAGCCTATGCGCAACGAATCATATTCGTCTATACGACACATTATTGATGTCACAAATAAAAATCTCCGTGCATTGTCTACTTTAGATCAACCTACTGAGCATTGGGACACGTTAATAATTCACATGATGGCCGAAAAACTTGATAGTGTCACTCATAGAGTATGGGAAGAATACAGAAATACGCTCACTGATCCACCTTCTTTAGAAATGTTTACTATCTTTCTTAGCAACCGAGCAGTTCTATTGGAGACATTGCAAGAAAGTaaaggtaaattaaataaatcagaatcatataaaacaaatacaaatctacttatagctacaaataatcaaaataattataacaaaaaaacaacaaaccatcaatttaataaaaaccataaaaaaatatttacatgccCCCTATGCAATCAAAATCATTTTCTATTTAACTGTGAAACATTCAGAGCCCTTCCTATTGAAACCCGTATTCATAAGGCCAAAGAAACTAAGGTCTGTCTTAATTGTTTACGTCCCGGGCATATAGAAAACAATTGCAATCTTGTACCATGTAAATATTGCAAAAAAGGCATAATACTCTCTTACATTTGCATGAGCCTCGATCAATACCTGAACCTCCTATTCCCTCGACTAGCAACATAAATAATTTTGCTAGTTCGAGCATCTTAAAACAGCCTACTACTTTTTCGCACGTTTTGCTATCCACAGCGCTCGTGCAAGTGATCGACAGCGCGGGCGCCGCGCACTCTGCTCGAATGCTGCTCGACAACGGCAGCACGGCCAACTTCGTAACGCAATCGCTCTGCGGTAAGCTGGGTTTGTCGCGACGTAGTGCGAGCTCCACGGTGAcaggtataaataataatacttcttATATTACACAGTCTTGCAGCCTTACTATGAAGTCGTCTTACTCTGACTATAGCCTTACTGTCGACTGTCTTATTTTACCTCAGATCACCAAAGCTTTACCGTCTTCATttataaatatcgaaaatattcCTCTTCCTATGGGAATAAGTCTAGCTGACCCTTCGTTTAATATACCGTCAGTCATAGACATCTTGGTCGGGGCTGACGTATTTTGGTCCGTCTTATGTAACAATTCCATAGACTTAGGTAAGAATCAACCTAAGTTGTATGAAACGAAACTGGGTTGGTTGGTGTCTGGGTACGTCGCCCGTCTTAAAGCACCGTCTTCATCTTCtgtttgtcattttttaaacgagGAGCCCAATCCCGACTTGTCGCGTTTCTGGGAACTTGACACTGTAGCAGCCAAGCACTCCTTGTCTCCTGAGGAACGTGCATGCGAGCAGAGCTTCCTAGCAAACACTACGCGCAACAATGACGGTGGTTTTGTAGTGACCATGCCGCTGAAGGATGATCCTTCAGTCTTAGGCGATTCCTTTCAAAAAGCAAAGTGCCGTTTTTTATCTTTAGAGCGTAAGTTTGCTAGAGAGCCTGTCTTCAAACATAGGTACATGGAGTTCATGCGTGAATATGAACACTTAGGTCACATGACCGAAAACAAGGAGCCTTCGTCTAGCTGTCTTCAACAGGTCTCTTATTTTATAGCTCATCATGGTGTCATTCGTGAGTCTAGCCTTACTACAAAACTTCGTGCAGTCTTTGATGCTTCTGCTGCCTCTTCTTCTGGAATTTCGCTTAATGATATTCAGATGGTCGGTCCTACTGTACAGGAAGATCTTTATTCTATCTTATTGCGTTTTCGTCAACACAGATATGTCGTAACCGGCGACATAGAGAAGATGTATAGAGCGATCGAAATTAACCCCATCCAACGTTCTCTTCAACAAATCATCTTTCGATATGACACAACAAAACCCTTAAAAACTTACACTCTTAATACGGTGACGTATGGGACGGCATCAGCTCCGTACTTAGCCACAAAGTGTTTGGTTAGTTTAGCCGCTAGCGCTCCTAATAACGACGTTAAACAGGCTATTCAACGAGATTTCTACGTCGACGATTATTTGGGCGGTTCTTCAACTATTGATCGTACCATAAATCTCTGTACAGGTATCATTGACACATTAAAATCAGCAAAATTCAATTTACGAAAATTTCGGTCCAATAATCAGATAATCCTTGACAATATATCCCCTTCTTCCCCTCAATCAGAAAATGTATTAGATATTTCTAATACCCATAAACAGGTGTCTTCAAAAACGTTAGGATTAAATTGGATTTCAGATTTGGACTTGTTAAGTTATTCCATTAATATCGAACTTcctgaaaaaattacaaaacgtcaCATTTTATCTGTCATCAGTCAAATATTCGACCCACTAGGTCTCGTGGGCCCATGTGTCGTGGAGGCAAAAATCATAATGCAGAGATTATGGATAGAGCAGTGTTCTTGGGATACCGAGGTTCCAGACGAAATAAAACGGCTCTGGTTTTCGTTTACCGACACTCTGCCTCTTCTTAACCAGCTAAAAATTCCTCGTTGGGTACTCAGCGAAGACTCTATTGTTCACGAGCTTCACATTTTTTCAGACTCATCGGAGCGGGCGTACGGCGCCTGTGTGTACGTTCGTTCTGTAAGTAAGTCAGGTCTTATCAAGGTCCACCTCTTGACGTCAAAAAGTCGGGTGGCACCAATAAAACCGACGACAATTCCCCGCCTAGAGCTTTGCGGAGCTTTGCTGGCTGCAAGGCTgtgtaataaaacattaacatCTTTAACCATACAGATCACAAAATGTAGATTTTGGTGTGACTCTACTATTGTACTGGGTTGGCTGAATACACCGTCAACCAATCTCAAAAGCTTTGTTCGCAACCGTGTTCATGAAATTCAGGAAAGCACTGAAGGTCACACGTGGAGCTACGTACCGT is from Choristoneura fumiferana chromosome 28, NRCan_CFum_1, whole genome shotgun sequence and encodes:
- the LOC141443703 gene encoding uncharacterized protein, with translation MLSDEPDREAVEREQFEAQYHSLVAAARALLGARTPRRDALDVSGYEDAQRHNTLLHLHEPRSIPEPPIPSTSNINNFASSSILKQPTTFSHVLLSTALVQVIDSAGAAHSARMLLDNGSTANFVTQSLCGKLGLSRRSASSTVTGINNNTSYITQSCSLTMKSSYSDYSLTVDCLILPQITKALPSSFINIENIPLPMGISLADPSFNIPSVIDILVGADVFWSVLCNNSIDLGKNQPKLYETKLGWLVSGYVARLKAPSSSSVCHFLNEEPNPDLSRFWELDTVAAKHSLSPEERACEQSFLANTTRNNDGGFVVTMPLKDDPSVLGDSFQKAKCRFLSLERKFAREPVFKHRYMEFMREYEHLGHMTENKEPSSSCLQQVSYFIAHHGVIRESSLTTKLRAVFDASAASSSGISLNDIQMVGPTVQEDLYSILLRFRQHRYVVTGDIEKMYRAIEINPIQRSLQQIIFRYDTTKPLKTYTLNTVTYGTASAPYLATKCLVSLAASAPNNDVKQAIQRDFYVDDYLGGSSTIDRTINLCTGIIDTLKSAKFNLRKFRSNNQIILDNISPSSPQSENVLDISNTHKQVSSKTLGLNWISDLDLLSYSINIELPEKITKRHILSVISQIFDPLGLVGPCVVEAKIIMQRLWIEQCSWDTEVPDEIKRLWFSFTDTLPLLNQLKIPRWVLSEDSIVHELHIFSDSSERAYGACVYVRSVSKSGLIKVHLLTSKSRVAPIKPTTIPRLELCGALLAARLCNKTLTSLTIQITKCRFWCDSTIVLGWLNTPSTNLKSFVRNRVHEIQESTEGHTWSYVPSKDNPADLVSRGLKADVISCSSLWWSGPTYLTEIESTWPKTPNVNERHDLPELITCSFALDNKTNTDDLISNLIKNKSKLTHLQNTIAYLQRFIYNCRNPTRKFTGLLSIQDLQNSLNLIIRKAQSEMFPEEYAILKAGKAIPNKNRLISLSVFIDSEDIIRVGGRLANSSYCYDTKHPIVLCSKHHFTKILFAHYHLKYLHAPPQLLLNNIKQTYWPLGGKNLSKNIVHKCVTCFRHKAETVQPIMGQLPASRTELEYPFLHCSVDYAGPVLIADKKGRGCKLIKSYLAIFICNSVKACHIELVTSLSCEAFIAALNRFVSRRGKPQSITSDNATTFVGTCNELAKLLVQSDLQGQMAQEGIEFKFVPAYTPHFNGLAESCVRSTKFHLKRLLQTTHLTYEEMATCLAQIEAVLNSRPLTPLSSDPSDLSALTPAHFLIGRSFSSIPHPQVTDTNINRLERFKRIELLKQHFWNRFSLEYVHLLQQRVKWQSSLRELKLGSLVLIKERALPPLLWSLGRVIQLYPGSDGVTRVAEIKTRRGTIRRAFNNICPLPDF